A section of the Alkalihalobacillus sp. LMS39 genome encodes:
- a CDS encoding YrzI family small protein: MRFQFFIFTVTVSKHKWNACDIEKANQYEKRQQQLKTAKDRFRDVRHV; encoded by the coding sequence ATGAGATTTCAATTTTTCATTTTTACTGTCACAGTTTCAAAACATAAATGGAACGCATGTGATATTGAAAAAGCAAATCAATATGAAAAACGACAACAGCAGTTAAAAACGGCTAAAGATCGTTTTCGTGATGTTCGACATGTGTAA
- a CDS encoding DUF624 domain-containing protein, whose amino-acid sequence MKQVFVFSEWIYKFVLLNILWLVFFLVGLGIFGFMPATVAVYSIVRRWFIGERDVPIVSSFIQYYRAEFIRTNKVGLIFLFLFIILYLNFYYVDLNPEPLNNILFFLYCAMGFVVGVTFINVFPVLAHLELKTVGYIKAACALAFLHPIKMAMQLLWIFCYLLVLHQFLVLLPALGVSVLIYFLMRINFDTIQQYRQDHEVGS is encoded by the coding sequence ATGAAGCAAGTCTTTGTTTTCTCCGAATGGATTTATAAATTTGTTCTTTTAAATATATTATGGCTCGTGTTTTTTCTTGTTGGATTAGGAATCTTTGGTTTTATGCCAGCGACCGTTGCTGTATATTCTATTGTTAGAAGATGGTTCATTGGCGAACGTGACGTTCCGATTGTATCATCGTTTATTCAATACTATAGGGCAGAGTTTATCCGCACAAATAAAGTGGGACTCATTTTTCTGTTTCTGTTTATCATCCTTTATTTAAATTTTTACTATGTTGATTTAAATCCAGAACCACTTAACAATATTTTGTTTTTCCTGTATTGTGCGATGGGGTTTGTTGTTGGGGTGACATTTATTAATGTTTTCCCTGTCTTGGCCCATTTAGAATTAAAAACGGTTGGGTATATTAAAGCGGCGTGTGCTCTTGCTTTTCTTCATCCAATTAAAATGGCGATGCAATTGTTATGGATTTTTTGTTATTTGTTAGTCTTACACCAATTTTTAGTTTTATTACCTGCATTAGGGGTAAGTGTTCTCATTTATTTTCTCATGAGAATTAATTTCGATACGATCCAACAATATCGACAAGATCATGAAGTGGGTTCATAA
- a CDS encoding LacI family DNA-binding transcriptional regulator, whose product MKVTIKQIAKIAGVSQATVSKIINNYDDVGEATKKRVLDIMDQHGYRPSYSAKTLASNHSNLIGVVYAGKVNADFNHPFFVDVMNSFKKSIGFFGYDLMFFSNEKFNYESEDYLARCRHYQVEGCIIIGGEEIQESIYDLDKSEIPCIGVDIKLTGNRSGYIMTDNSQISAKVVEHFYLQGYRDIAYIGGKVDSEVGTIRYESFKKVVGQYGLQLNEDWIIFGDYFKKSGYEAMKKLLSNKSIPEAVFAASDLMALGAIQAIKEHGLRVPDDIVVIGCDDIEAAGYVEPPLTTIRQDKEKIGKLAAHMLVDFINEKIHSTSVMVEPDLIIRGTCGKAKNIIMTKMVE is encoded by the coding sequence ATGAAGGTGACGATTAAACAAATAGCGAAAATAGCAGGTGTTTCTCAAGCGACTGTTTCAAAAATTATTAATAATTACGATGATGTTGGAGAAGCAACAAAAAAACGAGTGTTAGACATTATGGATCAACATGGCTATCGTCCTTCTTATTCTGCGAAGACGTTAGCCAGTAACCATTCCAATTTAATCGGAGTGGTTTATGCAGGGAAAGTAAACGCTGATTTTAATCATCCTTTCTTTGTGGATGTGATGAACTCCTTCAAAAAGTCGATTGGTTTTTTTGGCTATGATTTAATGTTTTTTTCTAATGAAAAATTCAACTATGAAAGTGAAGATTATTTAGCACGATGTCGCCATTATCAAGTTGAAGGTTGTATTATCATTGGTGGAGAAGAAATTCAAGAATCGATTTATGATTTGGATAAAAGTGAGATACCATGTATAGGAGTAGATATTAAACTGACAGGAAATCGGTCAGGTTATATTATGACCGATAACTCTCAAATCTCAGCAAAAGTAGTTGAGCATTTTTACTTACAAGGTTATCGTGATATCGCCTATATTGGCGGGAAAGTGGATTCTGAGGTTGGTACAATCCGTTATGAGTCCTTTAAGAAAGTCGTTGGACAGTATGGCTTACAATTAAATGAGGACTGGATTATTTTTGGAGACTATTTTAAAAAGAGCGGTTATGAAGCTATGAAAAAATTGCTTTCTAATAAATCTATCCCGGAAGCGGTCTTTGCAGCATCTGACTTAATGGCGTTAGGAGCAATTCAAGCGATAAAAGAACATGGATTACGTGTACCTGATGATATTGTTGTTATCGGTTGTGATGATATAGAAGCTGCCGGTTATGTAGAGCCTCCCTTAACGACAATTAGACAAGATAAAGAAAAAATCGGAAAATTAGCGGCGCATATGCTCGTAGATTTTATAAATGAAAAAATCCATTCCACTTCCGTTATGGTAGAACCAGATTTAATCATTCGTGGCACGTGTGGGAAAGCGAAAAATATTATCATGACAAAAATGGTTGAGTAA
- a CDS encoding carbohydrate ABC transporter permease, whose product MLVSGSLLSLFPFYWMLVMATRQNSEINRVPPPFTPGSDLVLNFQKVLDNINFFQAMGNSFLVATTVTFGTLFLCSLAGYSFAKLDYKGKNIFFVFILVTMMIPPQLGLIPQYYIITQLGWLSDLRALIVPGLINAFGIFWMRQYIKEGVPFELIEASRIDGCSNFRIYWNIVVPMILPAFATLGIIVFMNVWNDFLWPLVVLQDQASHTLQVALRSLNDNRLRDNGMIMSGTFWATVPLILVFLCFNRLFIDSLTAGSVKS is encoded by the coding sequence ATGCTTGTGTCAGGTTCATTGTTGTCGTTATTCCCTTTTTATTGGATGTTAGTGATGGCAACAAGGCAAAACAGTGAAATCAATCGCGTTCCACCACCGTTTACACCAGGTAGTGATTTAGTCTTAAACTTTCAAAAAGTATTAGATAATATTAACTTCTTCCAAGCAATGGGGAACTCTTTTCTAGTGGCAACAACTGTCACATTTGGTACTTTATTTTTATGTTCCCTGGCAGGGTATTCTTTTGCTAAACTAGACTATAAAGGGAAAAATATATTCTTTGTCTTTATTTTAGTGACAATGATGATCCCACCGCAACTTGGATTAATTCCACAGTACTATATCATCACTCAATTAGGATGGTTAAGTGATTTACGAGCACTTATCGTGCCAGGTTTAATTAATGCATTTGGGATATTCTGGATGAGGCAATACATTAAAGAAGGGGTCCCATTTGAATTAATCGAAGCATCGAGAATTGATGGATGTTCTAACTTTAGAATTTATTGGAATATTGTTGTTCCAATGATATTACCAGCTTTTGCAACTTTAGGTATAATTGTATTTATGAATGTATGGAATGACTTCTTATGGCCGCTTGTCGTTCTTCAAGACCAAGCATCTCATACATTACAGGTTGCACTACGTTCATTAAACGATAACAGACTTAGAGATAACGGTATGATTATGTCAGGTACATTTTGGGCAACAGTCCCATTAATTCTTGTTTTCTTATGTTTCAACCGACTCTTCATTGATAGCTTAACTGCGGGGTCTGTTAAATCGTAG
- a CDS encoding sugar ABC transporter permease: protein MESVGKSKWLNERRKNAISGYLFISPFYILFAIFGLFPILFSFYIAFFRWNGLGPMEFVGLRNFNLIFQDPIFWKSLSNTIIIGIMGTLPQIFVGILLAFALNSTLIRGRNIFRTAIFMPYVTSIVSVAIVFGIVFSNQPFGLANFVLDFFGVDPIRWSTTEWPVKIAIASMVFWRWVGYNTIIFLAGMQSIPGELYEAAKIDGATVRQQITLITVPILKPFILFAVFTATIGSLQLFTEPLVFLGRGLREEGITVVAYLWRDAFVNNAFGPASAVAVVLFFLIIIFSAINLLITNRVGRSKKVGVK, encoded by the coding sequence ATGGAATCAGTGGGCAAATCCAAGTGGTTAAATGAACGCAGAAAAAATGCGATATCTGGTTACTTGTTCATTTCGCCGTTTTATATTTTGTTTGCTATCTTTGGACTTTTTCCTATTTTATTTAGTTTTTACATTGCTTTTTTCCGTTGGAATGGACTAGGGCCGATGGAGTTTGTTGGGTTACGAAACTTTAATTTAATATTCCAGGATCCAATATTTTGGAAGTCACTTTCTAATACGATCATTATCGGTATTATGGGGACATTACCCCAAATTTTTGTCGGAATTCTATTGGCTTTTGCCCTTAATTCAACATTGATTCGCGGTAGAAATATATTTAGAACAGCTATTTTTATGCCATATGTTACTTCAATCGTATCGGTTGCCATTGTGTTTGGTATCGTATTTAGTAATCAGCCATTTGGCTTGGCCAACTTTGTTTTGGACTTCTTTGGTGTTGATCCTATACGTTGGTCAACTACGGAATGGCCAGTTAAAATCGCGATTGCCTCGATGGTTTTCTGGAGATGGGTTGGTTACAACACGATTATATTTCTAGCGGGAATGCAAAGTATTCCAGGAGAATTATATGAAGCTGCAAAAATTGATGGAGCAACAGTTCGTCAGCAAATTACGCTTATTACCGTTCCGATATTAAAGCCATTTATTTTATTTGCGGTGTTTACAGCTACAATCGGAAGTTTGCAACTCTTTACAGAACCACTCGTATTTTTAGGAAGAGGTCTTCGAGAAGAAGGGATTACGGTCGTTGCTTACTTGTGGCGAGATGCCTTTGTCAATAATGCATTTGGACCAGCCTCAGCAGTTGCTGTCGTCTTATTTTTCTTAATTATTATATTCTCAGCGATTAACTTGCTCATCACAAACCGTGTTGGACGTTCAAAGAAAGTAGGTGTTAAATAG
- a CDS encoding extracellular solute-binding protein, with amino-acid sequence MRKLKMSLAALLSVFVIAACNGGGDETPADQGGDTATGGGDGEAVSITFWEFGNTGYDTLAAEYMEANPHVSIEIQNVDMNDLHDNLFTTLSAGSGAPDLTMIEVNEIERYRDAQERFHNLNDYGASDVQDNFLDWVWNTGSSPDGDFVFGLPTDIGPTVMYYRTDVMEQAGIGSTPEEVQAAISTWEDFENVAAQLAEEGILMADGAELVYNARRDQAKEQYFNTDDEFVAENNAIIREAYDYTANLIQQGYVGDIELWTPEWFSGMADGSYGVLLAPAWMQGVIKDNAPEPEGIWSITTMPEGAGNWGGSYLAIPAESDVAEETYKFAEWLTAPEQQFKAFQGYGLFPSAPAVYDEPEFQSYTDDYFGGIETARIFSEAAQAVEPVYKGRNFYLVNDEIQEALTRIHGGGDVDEEWDAAMQRAKQRLERQ; translated from the coding sequence ATGAGAAAGTTAAAGATGTCTTTAGCAGCACTTTTATCTGTATTTGTTATTGCAGCTTGTAATGGTGGTGGCGATGAAACGCCAGCAGACCAAGGTGGCGACACTGCAACAGGCGGTGGCGATGGCGAAGCAGTTTCAATTACATTCTGGGAATTTGGGAATACCGGATACGATACACTTGCAGCTGAGTATATGGAAGCTAATCCTCACGTATCAATTGAGATTCAAAACGTAGATATGAACGATTTACATGATAATTTATTTACGACACTTTCTGCTGGAAGTGGTGCTCCAGATTTAACTATGATTGAAGTTAATGAAATTGAGCGTTACCGAGATGCACAAGAGCGTTTCCATAATTTAAATGATTATGGTGCAAGTGATGTCCAAGATAATTTCCTTGATTGGGTTTGGAATACAGGTTCAAGTCCAGATGGCGATTTTGTTTTTGGGTTACCGACAGATATCGGTCCTACCGTAATGTACTATCGTACAGATGTAATGGAACAAGCTGGAATTGGAAGTACTCCTGAAGAAGTTCAAGCAGCAATTTCAACATGGGAAGACTTTGAAAATGTAGCGGCACAGCTTGCAGAAGAAGGAATTTTAATGGCTGATGGTGCAGAATTAGTATACAATGCCCGTCGTGACCAAGCTAAAGAGCAATATTTCAACACGGATGATGAGTTTGTTGCAGAAAACAACGCAATTATTCGTGAAGCATATGATTACACAGCAAACTTAATTCAACAAGGTTACGTTGGTGACATTGAACTATGGACGCCTGAATGGTTTTCTGGAATGGCTGATGGTAGCTATGGTGTGTTATTAGCTCCAGCATGGATGCAAGGTGTAATTAAAGACAATGCTCCTGAGCCAGAAGGCATCTGGTCGATTACAACAATGCCAGAAGGTGCTGGTAACTGGGGTGGTTCATATTTAGCTATTCCTGCAGAGTCTGATGTGGCAGAAGAAACTTATAAATTTGCTGAGTGGTTAACAGCTCCTGAGCAACAATTCAAAGCGTTCCAAGGTTATGGATTATTCCCATCAGCACCGGCTGTATACGACGAGCCTGAATTCCAAAGCTATACGGATGACTATTTTGGTGGGATTGAAACAGCAAGAATTTTCTCAGAGGCTGCACAAGCAGTTGAGCCTGTTTATAAAGGCCGCAACTTCTATTTAGTTAACGATGAGATTCAAGAAGCTCTTACACGTATCCATGGCGGTGGAGATGTTGATGAAGAGTGGGATGCAGCAATGCAACGTGCAAAACAACGTCTAGAAAGACAATAA